A genomic stretch from Telmatocola sphagniphila includes:
- the cas2 gene encoding CRISPR-associated endonuclease Cas2: protein MRNIYIIAYDIVDDKRRTKVHKILKGRGEALQYSVFQCALSRSEYVVLQSDLWEILNLHEDRVVLVDLGPQVGRGSLAMESWGRALMDPVEPGAPMII from the coding sequence ATGCGCAACATATACATCATCGCTTACGATATCGTCGACGACAAACGCAGAACCAAAGTGCATAAGATTTTGAAAGGCCGCGGCGAAGCTTTGCAGTATTCGGTATTCCAATGCGCATTGTCCCGGTCGGAGTATGTGGTACTGCAATCGGACCTCTGGGAAATTTTGAATTTGCATGAGGATCGTGTGGTGCTGGTGGATTTAGGTCCCCAAGTAGGTCGGGGAAGTTTGGCCATGGAGAGTTGGGGCCGGGCTTTGATGGATCCGGTCGAGCCGGGCGCGCCGATGATTATTTAA
- the csb2 gene encoding type I-G CRISPR-associated protein Csb2: MKTQLCVTIRYLQPLSHGRGAGGEPEWPPTPLRLFQALVAAAAARWNERMVLAYAVPALRWLEGRPFPIIVAAPAQISEVKCQFYVPDNTGDLLVPAFTRGDLQRGVNRSEKIILPVHLNGEAVHYIYELTDGECPHIETLTAAARSITHLGWGIDMAVGNAAIMDEKEVSALKGEVWRPVPDSSGTPLRVPIQGTLDALISKHEAFLNRLSKDGFKPVPPLSTFKVVRYRRATDSASKPWIAFQILRPEADRIASFDTPRRCRDVAAWVRHVTGQVCDGWPFGSTESFVHGHAGPNRQLKGEEADKRFSYLPLPTINHALNRVEAIRRVLITAPPGFQDRIDWIRRRLPGQDLIDLEGEVKGILNILPTNNWVLEQYTTESCCWSTVTPVMWPGHDDNDARKAEKLLRNAFIHAGLAPEVVAGIEELDWRPVGFRAGLDLAQNYRRPENLNGRMYHVRVKFAHPVRGPLAVGAGRYRGFGLFAKAEV, from the coding sequence ATGAAGACTCAACTTTGTGTGACCATACGTTACTTGCAACCTTTGAGCCATGGACGAGGAGCTGGAGGCGAACCGGAGTGGCCTCCCACGCCTTTACGATTGTTCCAAGCCCTTGTGGCTGCAGCTGCCGCGAGGTGGAACGAGCGGATGGTTTTGGCTTATGCAGTACCCGCACTACGGTGGCTTGAAGGAAGGCCATTTCCTATTATCGTCGCAGCACCGGCACAGATTTCTGAAGTAAAGTGTCAGTTCTATGTGCCCGACAATACTGGCGATCTCCTAGTTCCAGCTTTCACTCGCGGTGATTTGCAAAGAGGTGTCAATCGTTCCGAAAAAATTATTCTACCAGTCCATCTGAATGGAGAAGCTGTTCATTATATCTATGAGCTTACCGATGGCGAATGTCCGCATATTGAAACTCTAACTGCTGCCGCGCGCTCAATTACCCATCTCGGTTGGGGTATAGACATGGCCGTAGGGAATGCAGCTATCATGGACGAAAAAGAAGTCAGCGCTTTAAAAGGCGAAGTTTGGCGGCCAGTACCCGATTCATCGGGTACCCCTCTTCGAGTACCGATCCAAGGAACACTTGATGCGCTGATTTCCAAGCACGAAGCATTCTTAAATCGACTCTCAAAGGATGGCTTCAAACCGGTGCCTCCTCTGTCCACCTTTAAAGTTGTCCGATATCGCAGAGCAACGGATTCTGCATCTAAGCCTTGGATTGCGTTTCAGATTTTACGTCCAGAAGCCGACCGTATAGCTTCGTTTGATACACCGCGACGTTGTCGAGATGTTGCCGCTTGGGTTCGACATGTTACGGGGCAGGTCTGCGACGGTTGGCCTTTTGGTTCAACCGAAAGTTTCGTTCATGGTCATGCGGGTCCGAACCGGCAGTTAAAAGGTGAAGAAGCGGATAAGCGATTTTCTTACTTGCCACTACCTACAATCAATCATGCGCTTAATCGGGTTGAAGCCATTCGGCGCGTTTTAATCACAGCTCCGCCTGGCTTTCAAGATCGCATCGATTGGATTCGAAGAAGGCTTCCGGGACAGGATTTAATTGATCTTGAAGGAGAAGTGAAAGGGATTCTTAACATTCTCCCCACTAATAATTGGGTTCTTGAGCAGTACACAACCGAGTCTTGCTGCTGGTCAACAGTAACACCCGTGATGTGGCCGGGGCACGACGATAATGACGCCCGCAAAGCGGAGAAACTTCTTCGCAATGCCTTCATTCACGCTGGATTAGCCCCGGAAGTTGTGGCGGGGATTGAAGAACTTGACTGGAGGCCAGTGGGATTCCGAGCGGGTTTGGATTTGGCACAGAACTACCGTCGACCCGAGAATCTGAATGGCCGAATGTATCATGTCCGCGTGAAGTTCGCTCATCCAGTTCGAGGCCCACTCGCTGTTGGCGCAGGGCGCTACCGCGGCTTCGGATTGTTCGCTAAAGCGGAAGTATAA
- the cas3g gene encoding type I-G CRISPR-associated helicase/endonuclease Cas3g — MKFEESFHALTGNAPFPWQVALFDKFKEGAFPASCNLPTGLGKTSVLAIWLLAFKENPTHVPRRLVYVVNRRTVVDQTTNEAEKLKENCSKVGITELAISTLRGQFADNREWSADPSRPAIICGTVDMIGSRLLFSGYGIGFKAKPLHAGFLGQDVLLVHDEAHLEPAFQELLIAIEKEQRRCNEFQKFHVVELSATSRAGGEVFGLTKEELNVPKSIPKAPIEPEQETPLQVVHRRMKAKKGIKFHPFAKDQLARKIDELIETQWKDSGKAILIFVRAVADVEKIEKLLSERNKKVEHKPVQVLTGTLRGLERDRLAENDAIFARFLAKPKVTPQVGTVYFICTSAGEVGVDLSADHLISDLTPLDSMMQRFGRVNRRGLGEANIDIFYEAEPDPKKEDDAFERARWKTKAILERLPVCDWSADRREAAPIELRVLNLTKEERKAAFTPEPTILPVTDILFDAWSLTTIKEKMPGRPPVEPYLHGLPTEWQPPEAHVAWRIEVGEITGKMLEEYAPADLLEDYPLKPHELLKDNASRIFERLKRLKVDATTPVWILSEDDSVKPLTLGDLIKGDKEYLNYKTILLPPSAGGFASGMLASESTTANDVADECYDVKNLQIRKRIFNEKEAPEEMKLEREIVFREGEDKDGEPIKIWYWYVRPQSTDSPNARATKEYFLQPHLDDAKQAAEQFVDNLKMPEPLRTAVVVAAQFHDIGKRRKVWQNSLGNIGYPKFEWAKSGRKMAALELNRYRHEFGSVLDVTSHFEFQKLDEAIKELVFHLIAAHHGRARPHFPVDEAFDPEPKGRNVEVVIKEVPRRFARLQRKYGRWGLAFLESLVRAADIQASKKAEGNDK; from the coding sequence GTGAAATTTGAAGAGTCATTTCATGCCTTGACCGGGAACGCGCCGTTTCCCTGGCAGGTGGCCCTGTTTGATAAGTTCAAAGAGGGCGCATTTCCCGCTTCATGCAATCTGCCGACGGGGTTGGGCAAGACATCTGTCTTGGCAATCTGGTTGCTGGCATTTAAAGAGAACCCCACTCATGTTCCTCGCCGATTGGTTTATGTCGTCAACCGTCGAACGGTCGTAGATCAGACCACAAATGAAGCGGAGAAGTTAAAAGAAAACTGTTCGAAGGTCGGCATAACCGAACTGGCTATTAGCACCCTGCGAGGCCAGTTTGCCGATAATCGCGAGTGGAGCGCAGACCCCTCCCGGCCCGCGATCATATGCGGGACAGTAGATATGATCGGTAGCCGACTGCTCTTCAGTGGCTATGGCATTGGGTTTAAAGCGAAACCACTACATGCGGGTTTTCTCGGCCAGGATGTCCTACTGGTCCACGACGAAGCCCACCTGGAGCCGGCGTTTCAGGAGTTGCTGATTGCGATTGAAAAAGAACAGAGGCGGTGCAATGAGTTTCAGAAGTTCCATGTCGTGGAACTGTCTGCAACCTCACGTGCCGGCGGCGAGGTGTTTGGATTGACGAAAGAAGAACTCAATGTGCCCAAGTCCATTCCTAAAGCGCCGATAGAACCTGAGCAAGAAACCCCGTTGCAAGTCGTTCACCGTCGCATGAAAGCGAAAAAAGGCATCAAATTCCATCCGTTCGCAAAGGATCAGCTTGCCAGGAAAATTGACGAGTTGATTGAAACCCAATGGAAGGATTCGGGCAAGGCGATTCTGATTTTTGTTCGTGCAGTCGCGGACGTTGAAAAAATCGAAAAATTGCTTTCAGAGCGAAACAAAAAAGTCGAACATAAACCTGTTCAAGTTCTTACAGGGACACTGCGTGGGTTGGAACGTGATCGTCTAGCGGAAAATGATGCGATTTTCGCCCGTTTTTTGGCCAAGCCGAAGGTTACGCCACAAGTCGGGACTGTCTATTTCATCTGCACCTCGGCCGGTGAAGTTGGCGTCGATCTTTCTGCCGATCACCTGATTTCGGATTTAACTCCTCTCGATAGCATGATGCAGCGATTTGGCCGCGTAAATCGTCGGGGCTTGGGTGAAGCAAACATCGACATTTTTTATGAAGCCGAACCCGATCCGAAGAAAGAGGACGATGCATTCGAGCGTGCGCGCTGGAAAACCAAAGCGATTTTAGAAAGATTACCGGTTTGCGATTGGAGTGCCGATAGGCGCGAAGCGGCACCTATTGAATTGCGCGTTCTCAATTTGACTAAAGAAGAACGTAAGGCCGCTTTCACACCAGAGCCTACGATTCTCCCGGTTACCGACATATTATTCGATGCCTGGTCGCTAACGACCATCAAAGAAAAGATGCCAGGCCGTCCACCAGTTGAACCGTATCTTCATGGATTACCTACGGAATGGCAACCTCCTGAGGCTCATGTTGCTTGGAGAATAGAGGTTGGGGAGATCACTGGGAAAATGCTCGAGGAATATGCACCGGCTGACCTGCTAGAAGATTATCCACTAAAGCCTCACGAATTGCTCAAAGATAACGCTAGCCGCATTTTTGAGCGGTTGAAGAGACTTAAAGTTGATGCCACTACACCTGTTTGGATTCTCTCTGAAGATGATTCTGTTAAACCGCTAACTCTCGGCGATTTGATAAAAGGTGACAAGGAATATTTAAATTACAAGACAATTTTACTTCCACCTTCGGCGGGGGGATTCGCAAGCGGAATGCTGGCCAGCGAATCCACAACTGCTAACGATGTTGCAGACGAGTGCTACGACGTGAAAAACCTGCAAATTCGAAAACGAATTTTCAATGAGAAGGAAGCGCCGGAGGAAATGAAGCTGGAACGCGAAATCGTTTTCAGAGAGGGCGAAGACAAAGATGGAGAACCAATAAAAATCTGGTACTGGTATGTCCGACCACAATCTACGGATTCTCCAAATGCCAGGGCAACGAAAGAGTATTTCCTTCAACCGCATTTGGATGATGCGAAACAAGCTGCTGAGCAATTTGTAGATAACCTTAAAATGCCCGAACCATTGCGAACTGCAGTTGTAGTTGCAGCGCAATTTCACGACATAGGCAAACGAAGGAAAGTCTGGCAGAACAGTCTCGGCAATATCGGTTACCCGAAATTCGAGTGGGCCAAATCGGGTAGGAAAATGGCTGCCCTCGAATTAAATCGTTACCGTCACGAATTTGGCTCCGTTCTCGACGTAACATCCCACTTTGAGTTCCAAAAACTTGATGAAGCCATCAAGGAACTTGTTTTTCACCTCATTGCAGCCCACCACGGTCGCGCCCGTCCGCACTTCCCGGTCGATGAGGCTTTTGATCCAGAACCGAAGGGAAGAAACGTGGAGGTAGTTATTAAAGAAGTTCCAAGGCGATTCGCTCGACTTCAACGCAAGTACGGTCGCTGGGGTTTGGCTTTTCTGGAATCGCTTGTACGCGCAGCTGATATCCAAGCTTCAAAGAAAGCGGAAGGGAATGACAAATGA
- the cas7g gene encoding type I-G CRISPR-associated RAMP protein Csb1/Cas7g: MSNLKRFDEFLKQDGPVALVLRQHLMPVEGQDGVVFPATYAAGGNFPGGYNIDSFENKTNVALIDSIGSQANRIEPIFAEEDYKHLIPQISVTVGVKQISILEAGHRAGDAIVRCSSLAPTLQDAFKAVLSGSAEPIAKIAPTSLVFGVWDSRDTQVKLPRVFASTIRAFEVRRLTRSAQYNPPIDYSTLEVFSEEEKAKAEGDTKNPLAKRGFVHVPAIGSHGGVIADGGIRRDATLSLAALRLLHVGNDQDRTLALRRYILGLSLIAITYPPAGYLRQGCLLVLNPSKANENEFVEVQSSGERKPCNLTHDEAKKYATEAAIAFGVGPSQTVPFEKERAKRDVSGVAAENGMIDGKITKVESESITIKRGKKDTPVTVGSETKYFLGDAESNYELVVVKGKSVEAEVANGVAVKITSK; the protein is encoded by the coding sequence ATGAGTAATTTGAAAAGATTTGATGAATTCCTGAAGCAAGATGGCCCGGTGGCCCTCGTGCTTCGCCAACATTTAATGCCTGTCGAAGGGCAAGATGGCGTTGTTTTCCCAGCAACTTATGCCGCTGGGGGGAACTTCCCTGGCGGATACAACATCGACTCATTTGAAAACAAGACAAATGTTGCCTTGATTGACAGCATCGGCTCGCAAGCCAATCGAATCGAACCAATCTTTGCGGAAGAAGACTACAAGCATCTCATTCCTCAAATTTCGGTAACAGTTGGCGTAAAACAAATAAGTATTTTGGAGGCTGGGCATCGTGCGGGTGATGCCATCGTTCGTTGTTCATCACTTGCTCCAACGCTTCAAGATGCCTTCAAGGCAGTGCTTTCTGGTTCTGCCGAACCGATCGCGAAAATTGCGCCCACTTCCCTGGTCTTCGGGGTGTGGGATTCGCGAGATACACAGGTCAAATTACCTCGAGTTTTTGCTTCGACCATCCGCGCATTCGAAGTTCGGCGATTAACCCGATCCGCTCAATACAATCCGCCTATCGATTATTCCACGCTCGAAGTATTTAGCGAGGAAGAGAAGGCTAAGGCCGAAGGAGACACGAAGAATCCCTTGGCAAAACGAGGTTTTGTACATGTGCCAGCAATCGGGTCACATGGCGGTGTGATCGCCGATGGTGGAATTCGCCGAGATGCCACATTGAGTCTCGCCGCACTGCGGCTTCTCCACGTAGGCAACGATCAAGACAGAACGCTCGCCCTACGACGTTACATTCTCGGCCTCTCGCTCATTGCAATTACTTATCCCCCTGCTGGCTATCTTCGACAAGGGTGCCTTCTCGTCTTGAACCCCAGCAAAGCCAATGAAAACGAATTCGTGGAAGTTCAATCCTCAGGAGAGCGTAAACCTTGCAATTTAACTCACGATGAAGCCAAGAAGTATGCAACCGAAGCCGCGATAGCTTTTGGCGTAGGGCCGAGTCAGACCGTTCCGTTTGAAAAAGAGCGAGCAAAACGTGACGTGAGCGGAGTAGCTGCTGAAAACGGGATGATTGATGGAAAAATCACGAAAGTAGAATCGGAGAGCATCACCATTAAAAGAGGCAAAAAAGATACGCCGGTAACCGTCGGAAGCGAAACCAAGTATTTCCTTGGTGATGCAGAATCCAACTATGAACTAGTGGTCGTTAAAGGCAAATCCGTCGAAGCCGAAGTTGCGAATGGTGTCGCAGTGAAAATAACCTCAAAGTGA
- the cas4g/cas1g gene encoding CRISPR-associated endonuclease Cas4g/Cas1g has product MQPLPRIDDQPVPLRMLNEFTYCPRLGYLEWVQGEWADSHDTLHGEFIHRNVDREDKKAIPEAEELGEDSLHARSLRLENAELGLVALVDVLELDGGIATPVDYKRGSVPDNAEHSWEPERVQICAQGLLLRAAGYNCSEGILYYSASKRRISIPFDEPLVRRTRDLIAEFRRVAQTGQIPPPLVDSPKCPRCSLVGICLPDETRLLANLSEESLSSEDPEKEVSPSNFRPPRAALIPRSDELPLHVTEQGARLCKDGERLAIEYQGERLGSFRLIDISQVCVYGNIQMTSQALAELVDRDIPICYFTQGGYFRGITHGLSHRNVELRIRQYAVAGNPHQALIIARAFIAGKIRNCRTILRRNRRKEEEQSLDDPFGNPTGEALPPSTTQRETDGVIERLKHHASEALRAESLESLMGTEGMAAKLYFGEFAKLLKNGLHFEGRNRRPPTDPVNATLSFLYALLAKECHVALQATGFDPMLGFLHRPRYGRPSLALDLAEEFRPLIADSTALSLLNTGELSKTHFVQRAGACSLIPTGRKALLTAWERRLSGEITHPVFGYVLSYRRVIALQARLLGRFLLGEIPAYPAFKTR; this is encoded by the coding sequence ATGCAGCCCCTGCCCCGCATCGACGATCAGCCCGTCCCTCTGCGAATGCTCAACGAATTCACCTATTGCCCCCGGCTGGGCTATCTCGAATGGGTCCAAGGCGAATGGGCCGATTCTCACGATACCCTACACGGCGAATTCATCCACCGAAACGTCGACCGAGAGGATAAAAAAGCGATCCCGGAAGCCGAAGAACTGGGGGAGGATTCGCTTCACGCTCGCTCCCTTCGACTCGAAAACGCCGAATTAGGGTTAGTGGCCCTTGTTGACGTTCTCGAACTCGATGGCGGTATCGCCACACCCGTCGACTACAAACGGGGCAGCGTACCGGACAATGCGGAACATTCCTGGGAACCCGAAAGGGTCCAAATCTGCGCACAGGGACTCCTGCTTCGCGCGGCCGGCTACAACTGTTCGGAAGGAATTCTGTACTACTCCGCCAGCAAACGCCGGATTTCTATTCCGTTCGATGAACCGCTGGTGCGGCGGACCCGGGATCTCATTGCGGAATTTCGTCGGGTCGCCCAGACCGGCCAGATTCCTCCTCCTTTAGTGGACAGTCCCAAATGTCCACGCTGTTCTCTAGTCGGTATTTGCTTACCCGATGAAACCCGGTTACTTGCGAATCTGTCCGAAGAATCATTAAGTTCCGAAGATCCCGAAAAAGAAGTTTCGCCGTCCAATTTCAGGCCGCCTCGGGCCGCACTGATCCCCCGAAGCGATGAGTTGCCGTTACATGTGACCGAGCAAGGAGCCCGACTCTGCAAGGACGGAGAAAGACTGGCCATCGAGTACCAGGGCGAACGGCTCGGAAGTTTTCGACTGATCGATATTTCTCAGGTCTGCGTCTACGGCAATATTCAAATGACCTCCCAGGCTCTCGCGGAACTCGTGGATCGGGATATTCCCATTTGCTACTTCACTCAGGGAGGGTACTTTCGCGGCATAACTCATGGGTTATCGCACCGGAATGTGGAACTCCGCATTCGGCAATATGCCGTTGCCGGCAATCCCCATCAAGCTCTGATCATTGCCCGGGCATTCATTGCGGGGAAAATTCGAAACTGCCGAACCATTCTCCGTCGCAATCGCCGCAAGGAGGAAGAGCAATCTCTCGATGATCCCTTCGGAAATCCGACAGGGGAAGCCCTGCCGCCCTCCACGACCCAGCGAGAAACGGATGGAGTGATCGAGCGTTTGAAGCACCATGCCTCGGAAGCTCTGCGCGCGGAATCGCTCGAATCTTTGATGGGAACGGAAGGCATGGCCGCAAAATTGTATTTCGGCGAATTCGCCAAATTATTGAAGAACGGCCTTCACTTTGAGGGTCGGAATCGCAGGCCCCCGACCGATCCTGTAAATGCGACTTTATCTTTTTTGTATGCCCTGCTGGCCAAGGAATGCCATGTGGCCTTGCAAGCAACCGGATTCGACCCGATGCTGGGATTTCTGCATAGACCCCGCTATGGCAGACCCTCTCTGGCACTCGATCTGGCGGAAGAATTCCGGCCGTTGATCGCCGATTCCACCGCACTGTCGTTATTAAACACCGGCGAATTATCGAAAACGCATTTCGTGCAGCGGGCCGGAGCATGTTCCTTAATTCCCACGGGCCGAAAAGCATTATTAACGGCCTGGGAACGACGGCTGTCCGGTGAAATAACCCATCCGGTCTTCGGATATGTTCTGAGTTACCGGCGAGTCATCGCTTTGCAGGCCCGGTTGCTGGGACGATTTCTCCTAGGAGAGATTCCGGCTTACCCGGCGTTTAAAACGAGATAG